The Nitrospinota bacterium genome includes a region encoding these proteins:
- a CDS encoding PIN domain-containing protein — MARKEAVRVFLDSNVIISGIISDKGAPRIILDLLSLRLPFLAGFTGEYNLIEIERNIHRKIPAALPVYREYLPRMNLDVVPLPSAEQVKKAKWKMPAKDIPVALSAVNGKADYLVTGDKKDFTTFRAKGIHRFKVASPAQFVDDELPRIIKDFAG, encoded by the coding sequence ATGGCAAGAAAAGAGGCCGTTAGGGTCTTTCTGGACTCAAATGTCATCATCTCCGGAATCATCTCGGACAAAGGGGCTCCTCGAATAATCCTGGACTTGCTTTCATTGCGGCTTCCATTTCTCGCCGGGTTCACCGGTGAATACAATCTTATCGAGATCGAACGAAACATCCACCGCAAAATACCCGCCGCCCTCCCGGTTTACAGGGAATATCTTCCCCGGATGAACCTTGATGTGGTCCCTTTGCCATCGGCGGAGCAGGTGAAAAAGGCGAAGTGGAAAATGCCGGCCAAAGATATACCGGTGGCGTTGTCCGCCGTGAACGGGAAAGCGGACTATCTGGTGACAGGCGATAAAAAAGACTTCACCACATTCAGGGCCAAGGGGATCCATCGTTTCAAGGTGGCAAGCCCCGCGCAATTCGTGGACGATGAATTGCCCCGGATCATCAAGGATTTTGCGGGCTGA
- a CDS encoding AbrB/MazE/SpoVT family DNA-binding domain-containing protein — MFAAKPAVAEIKARGQLTIPKKIRDAGNLDEGQAVAIIPVGDSIIVTPKRLELEEARRQIKKILKQSGLAADDLIAGLKEDREAVFQKIYGKKRGR; from the coding sequence ATGTTTGCGGCAAAACCGGCGGTGGCGGAAATAAAGGCCCGGGGCCAGCTGACCATACCGAAAAAAATCAGGGATGCGGGCAATCTGGATGAAGGGCAGGCGGTGGCCATCATCCCGGTGGGGGATTCGATCATCGTCACCCCCAAACGGCTTGAGCTGGAGGAGGCCCGGCGGCAAATTAAAAAGATATTGAAGCAATCCGGGCTTGCCGCCGATGATCTTATCGCCGGGCTTAAGGAGGACAGGGAAGCGGTCTTCCAAAAGATATATGGCAAGAAAAGAGGCCGTTAG